One segment of Candidatus Gastranaerophilales bacterium DNA contains the following:
- a CDS encoding amino acid permease — translation MSNDLRRTLSLQDSISMVAGNMIGCGIFLVSAETARIVQSSWMLLIVWLTAGLVSLIGALAYGELAANITEEGGQYMYLKKIYNDLTAFSYGWTLFLVIQTGSIAAICLAFAKFLGILVPFISSTHILFSIGAFHLSSVQVIAMFICIMLTYINSRGVEYGVLTQNLFTVTKILSLIAIVVCGIFFGMNWDVIHANFPHGCTQMHLGDLRTIATATVGALFAAITWNNLTFIAGEIKEPEKNIPRAMVYGVGLVVILYLLINAVYVYTIPLDAIQNAHEDIVASAVMGAMFGKVGEAIIAVILMISAFGCANGMIMTGSRVYYKMAKDRLFFRGLAAINRHTKVPVNSLWMQGMWICCLVLFVGDYNLLLDFVIYINLIFYAITTFGIFVYRRKFADEPKILTVNNFFPITFISAITFIVGCLTLDKPTSTLPGLLITLAGFPVYYFWSRAKNKKTKVLNKNKQDAIIVNK, via the coding sequence ATGAGCAATGATTTAAGAAGAACCTTGAGTTTGCAAGATTCTATCTCTATGGTAGCCGGAAATATGATTGGTTGCGGGATTTTTCTCGTCTCCGCTGAAACGGCTCGAATAGTACAGTCCTCTTGGATGTTGCTTATTGTTTGGCTTACTGCCGGGCTCGTTTCTTTAATCGGGGCTTTGGCTTACGGTGAATTGGCCGCTAATATCACTGAAGAGGGCGGTCAGTATATGTATTTGAAAAAAATATATAATGACCTTACGGCTTTTTCTTATGGCTGGACGTTGTTCCTTGTTATTCAAACAGGTTCTATCGCCGCTATTTGTTTAGCGTTTGCAAAATTCTTAGGAATTTTGGTGCCTTTTATCAGTTCCACCCACATATTGTTTTCAATCGGTGCGTTCCACTTATCTTCTGTTCAAGTGATTGCAATGTTTATTTGTATAATGCTCACATATATTAACTCTCGAGGCGTTGAATACGGCGTTTTGACTCAAAATCTGTTCACGGTGACAAAAATCTTATCTTTGATTGCCATTGTTGTTTGCGGAATATTCTTCGGAATGAACTGGGACGTAATACATGCTAATTTTCCGCATGGGTGCACTCAAATGCATTTGGGCGACTTGAGAACTATCGCTACTGCCACTGTCGGGGCATTGTTTGCAGCTATAACTTGGAATAATCTGACTTTTATCGCAGGTGAAATTAAAGAACCTGAAAAAAATATCCCAAGAGCCATGGTTTATGGTGTTGGATTGGTCGTTATTTTGTACTTGTTAATAAACGCTGTATATGTTTATACCATTCCTTTAGATGCTATACAAAATGCACATGAAGACATTGTGGCTTCTGCTGTTATGGGTGCTATGTTTGGCAAAGTCGGTGAGGCTATTATTGCTGTTATCCTTATGATTTCAGCTTTTGGATGTGCAAACGGTATGATTATGACTGGTTCTCGTGTATATTATAAAATGGCAAAAGACAGATTGTTCTTTAGAGGATTGGCTGCTATTAACAGACATACAAAAGTTCCTGTAAATTCTCTATGGATGCAAGGTATGTGGATTTGCTGTTTAGTCCTTTTTGTTGGAGATTACAACCTTTTATTGGATTTCGTTATTTATATTAACTTGATATTCTACGCTATAACTACTTTCGGTATATTTGTCTACAGAAGAAAATTTGCAGATGAACCTAAAATTCTTACCGTAAATAACTTCTTCCCGATTACTTTTATTTCGGCAATTACATTTATCGTTGGATGTCTGACTTTGGATAAACCGACTTCAACTTTACCTGGTTTGTTGATTACTTTAGCCGGCTTCCCTGTTTATTATTTCTGGAGCCGTGCAAAAAATAAAAAAACAAAAGTATTGAATAAAAACAAACAAGACGCTATTATAGTTAATAAATAA
- a CDS encoding type IV pilus twitching motility protein PilT yields MLIEELLEAAVNKGASDLHISNGLPPVIRVDGNLLRMEYSALTPDDVESLLFPMLSNEQRRTLEQVWELDLSYGIHGLGRFRVNIYKDKGSYAAAFRTINAVIPSFESLGLSPTVKTITERPRGLILVTGPTGSGKSTTLASMIDHINEQRSEHILIIEDPIEYVHYSKKSVVHQRELGQDTRSFANALRSALREDPDIILVGEMRDLETISLALTAAETGHLVMATLHTSSASQTIDRIIDVFPEAQQQQVRVQLSTSLIAVFSQTLLPRLDDDGESKKGRIMAQEIMVVNTAIANLIREGKTAQIYSMMQTGAQFGMQTLETALKNLYLQGSIDLDDALAKSQRPDEFKRLANLTR; encoded by the coding sequence ATGTTAATAGAAGAATTACTTGAGGCTGCCGTCAACAAAGGGGCAAGTGACTTACATATATCAAACGGATTACCTCCCGTTATAAGAGTGGACGGTAATTTGCTTAGAATGGAGTATTCTGCATTAACTCCTGATGATGTCGAATCTCTCCTATTTCCGATGTTGAGTAACGAACAACGTAGAACCCTTGAACAAGTTTGGGAACTCGACCTCAGCTACGGTATTCACGGTTTGGGTCGTTTCCGTGTAAATATATATAAAGACAAAGGCTCTTATGCAGCTGCATTCAGAACAATTAATGCTGTTATTCCGTCGTTTGAATCTTTGGGGCTATCTCCTACGGTAAAAACTATTACAGAACGTCCTAGAGGCTTGATTTTGGTTACTGGACCTACCGGTAGTGGTAAATCTACAACTTTGGCGTCTATGATTGACCATATTAACGAGCAACGCTCCGAGCATATTTTGATTATTGAAGACCCGATTGAGTATGTCCATTATTCTAAAAAAAGCGTCGTTCACCAAAGAGAACTCGGGCAAGATACCCGTTCATTTGCAAATGCTTTGCGTTCTGCATTAAGAGAAGATCCTGACATTATACTTGTAGGTGAAATGCGGGACCTTGAAACGATAAGTTTGGCATTAACTGCCGCTGAAACAGGTCACTTGGTTATGGCAACTTTGCATACATCTTCTGCAAGTCAAACTATCGACCGTATTATTGATGTATTCCCTGAGGCTCAACAACAACAAGTTAGAGTCCAGCTATCAACTTCTTTGATTGCTGTTTTCTCTCAAACTTTGCTTCCAAGGCTTGATGATGACGGCGAATCAAAAAAAGGTCGTATAATGGCTCAAGAAATCATGGTCGTAAATACAGCTATTGCGAACCTTATCAGAGAAGGCAAAACAGCTCAAATATATTCTATGATGCAAACTGGGGCACAATTCGGTATGCAAACGCTCGAAACTGCTTTGAAAAACTTATATTTGCAAGGTTCTATTGATTTAGATGATGCTTTGGCTAAATCTCAAAGACCTGATGAGTTTAAGCGTTTAGCTAATTTAACTCGGTAA
- a CDS encoding ABC transporter permease, with translation MINFLGLCIQNLITSIKYIFDKNVKFGSVISRAAMISYDSLPIALIIVFIAAVVIALQVSKQFLMSGAENYVGGFLAIALIREIAPGFAALAISARAGTAISAEIANMKVTSQVDAMKTLKVNPVGYYFAPRIIAAAVTVPMVVLIAELFGIIGGMLVSYATIGLHPNRYMNSVWLWLNTRDIYISVIKGAIFGIIITTVCATQGYQTEGGAKNVGISTTEAAIKATVYLLVADLLLALLFYYNLPS, from the coding sequence ATGATTAATTTTTTAGGACTTTGTATTCAAAACCTAATAACATCAATCAAATACATTTTTGACAAAAATGTAAAGTTTGGCTCTGTAATAAGCAGAGCAGCAATGATTAGTTATGACTCGCTGCCGATAGCACTTATCATAGTGTTTATCGCAGCTGTTGTCATAGCACTTCAAGTTTCCAAACAATTTTTGATGAGCGGAGCAGAAAACTACGTAGGCGGATTTCTGGCTATTGCTTTGATTAGAGAAATAGCACCGGGATTTGCAGCTTTAGCGATTAGTGCAAGAGCCGGAACAGCAATAAGTGCTGAAATCGCTAATATGAAAGTCACATCTCAAGTAGATGCAATGAAAACATTGAAAGTAAATCCTGTAGGATATTATTTTGCACCCAGAATTATTGCAGCAGCAGTAACTGTTCCAATGGTCGTGCTGATAGCAGAATTGTTCGGCATAATCGGCGGAATGTTGGTTTCATACGCAACAATCGGCTTGCATCCCAATAGATATATGAACTCTGTGTGGTTATGGTTAAACACAAGAGATATCTATATCAGCGTTATTAAAGGTGCAATTTTCGGAATTATCATAACAACGGTTTGTGCAACACAAGGTTATCAAACAGAAGGCGGAGCAAAAAACGTTGGTATATCAACAACAGAAGCAGCAATTAAAGCAACTGTTTATCTACTTGTTGCCGACTTGTTATTAGCCCTTTTGTTTTATTATAATTTACCGAGTTAA
- a CDS encoding branched-chain amino acid transaminase: MTKDDLVFMDGEYVKMSEATIPVRNHAFLYGTSVFEGIRAYYNKEENQMYAFRVKEHMERLIRSGKIMHMHTKYTADELVELARGLFKKNDYKADAYMRPQIYKSALKIGPGLIDNPDSLLIFTIPLGDYIDTSKGLSVCVSSWKRSDDNAIPPRAKVSGCYANTALIVTDARMAGFDDAIVLSPDGHVTEGSAMNLFLVQNGKLVTSNTTDNILVGVTRNTIIEIAKDLGIETVQREIDRTELYISDEAFYCGTGAQISPITKIDNRLVGTGEVGPITDKIQKLYFDVVKGKVEKYKKWCTPIYD; encoded by the coding sequence GTGACCAAAGATGATTTAGTTTTTATGGATGGCGAATATGTAAAAATGAGTGAAGCCACCATCCCTGTCAGAAATCACGCATTCTTGTACGGAACATCTGTTTTCGAAGGTATTCGTGCATACTACAACAAAGAAGAAAACCAAATGTATGCGTTTAGAGTAAAAGAACACATGGAAAGATTAATCCGCAGCGGAAAAATCATGCACATGCATACAAAATATACAGCTGATGAGCTTGTAGAATTAGCAAGAGGACTATTCAAGAAAAACGACTATAAAGCAGATGCTTATATGCGACCACAAATTTATAAAAGTGCGTTAAAAATCGGACCCGGCTTAATTGATAACCCTGATTCACTTTTAATTTTCACAATTCCATTGGGTGATTATATTGATACATCAAAAGGTTTGAGCGTTTGCGTTTCAAGCTGGAAACGTTCTGATGACAATGCAATTCCGCCACGTGCAAAAGTTTCCGGTTGTTATGCAAATACAGCTCTTATCGTAACCGACGCAAGAATGGCCGGTTTTGACGATGCTATCGTTCTTTCACCGGACGGACACGTGACAGAGGGCTCTGCAATGAACTTATTCTTGGTTCAAAACGGCAAACTCGTAACCTCAAATACCACTGATAATATTTTGGTTGGCGTTACCAGAAACACAATTATTGAGATTGCAAAAGACTTAGGCATAGAAACTGTTCAAAGAGAAATCGACAGAACAGAACTTTATATCTCTGACGAAGCTTTCTACTGTGGCACAGGTGCTCAAATCAGTCCTATAACTAAGATTGACAATAGACTCGTTGGAACAGGAGAAGTCGGACCTATTACTGACAAAATTCAAAAATTATACTTTGATGTTGTAAAAGGCAAAGTCGAAAAATACAAAAAATGGTGCACACCTATTTATGATTAA
- the mutL gene encoding DNA mismatch repair endonuclease MutL has translation MKRINQLSIHVINQIAAGEVIERPSSVVKELVENSVDAGATKIEVSISNECRDIRIADNGSGIHPDDIELAFSKHATSKISNENDLWNIHTLGFRGEALASIISIAKVTCTTRTKEFEYGTRVESQNSVVKKSQTGCAIGTIMEVKDLFFNQPVRLKFLKSAKTEFAYIQELMQSIALSHPEVAFVLKNNGNNIISTGQNSDLLTRINEIYSSSFVEFLRPIEKTDELSKLKITGYTSTPAYTRSSKKAIYTFINSRMVKCPILLKAIDLAYKNMLPHGKYPFVVLNLEIPTSDVDVNAHPTKREVRYKNPNQIFNFLYSAIDLALSNRTYSTDKETENINILPFTQTSKESDNAVYITEKNDTATINTERYSAPQIFPVKESQSPVPQKSFKIELEPQTEDSRDYNIIGQYYNTYILIETKAGLEIVDQHIADERYIYEKLKSNKNNASQLLLISDILNLETSEVELLMQAKDKLMSFGYQIEKISATQIIFRKVPQIIAHIKPVDIVAELLVNIKGNLDSLEEKILITTSCKAAVKAGEHLNLWQMEELIKNWKKTKHPYTCPHGRPISKTLSNKEVAAFFNRNA, from the coding sequence ATGAAAAGAATTAATCAATTATCAATACATGTAATCAACCAGATAGCAGCGGGGGAAGTAATAGAACGCCCGTCATCAGTAGTGAAAGAGCTTGTTGAGAACTCTGTCGACGCAGGTGCAACAAAAATTGAGGTTTCGATTTCCAACGAATGTAGAGATATAAGAATTGCAGATAACGGCTCCGGCATTCATCCTGACGACATTGAACTTGCTTTTTCAAAGCATGCTACAAGTAAAATTTCCAACGAAAATGACTTATGGAATATTCACACGCTTGGCTTTAGAGGAGAAGCACTTGCCAGCATAATTTCAATAGCAAAAGTCACCTGCACAACAAGAACCAAAGAGTTTGAATACGGAACGAGAGTCGAATCGCAAAACTCTGTAGTAAAAAAATCCCAAACAGGCTGTGCCATAGGCACGATAATGGAAGTTAAAGACTTGTTTTTTAACCAACCCGTAAGACTAAAATTTTTAAAAAGTGCAAAAACAGAATTTGCTTACATTCAAGAATTAATGCAATCAATTGCTTTATCGCACCCTGAAGTAGCTTTTGTCCTGAAAAACAACGGCAACAATATAATTTCAACAGGACAAAATTCTGACCTTTTAACAAGGATAAACGAAATATATTCAAGCTCATTTGTTGAATTTTTAAGACCCATTGAGAAAACAGACGAGCTCTCAAAGCTTAAGATTACAGGTTATACTAGCACTCCTGCCTATACCCGTTCAAGCAAAAAAGCAATTTATACCTTTATAAATTCAAGAATGGTTAAATGTCCTATCTTGCTAAAAGCAATCGATTTAGCATACAAAAACATGCTTCCGCATGGGAAATATCCGTTCGTCGTGTTAAATTTAGAAATTCCGACTTCTGATGTGGACGTAAACGCCCACCCGACAAAGAGAGAGGTTCGATATAAAAACCCTAATCAAATATTCAATTTTTTATATAGTGCAATAGATTTAGCCCTTTCAAATCGGACTTATTCTACCGATAAGGAAACAGAAAACATTAATATTTTACCTTTTACCCAAACTTCAAAAGAATCAGACAATGCTGTTTATATAACAGAAAAAAATGATACGGCAACAATAAATACAGAAAGATATTCTGCACCACAGATTTTCCCTGTAAAAGAGAGCCAATCGCCAGTGCCACAAAAAAGCTTTAAAATAGAACTTGAACCCCAGACGGAAGACTCTCGTGACTATAACATAATCGGTCAGTATTATAACACCTACATTTTGATTGAAACTAAAGCAGGACTTGAGATTGTAGACCAACATATTGCTGACGAAAGATATATCTATGAAAAGCTCAAAAGCAATAAAAATAACGCTTCACAGCTTCTTTTAATTTCTGATATTTTAAATCTTGAAACCAGCGAAGTAGAGCTCCTTATGCAAGCCAAAGACAAATTGATGTCTTTCGGTTATCAAATCGAAAAAATTTCAGCTACACAAATTATATTCAGGAAAGTCCCTCAAATTATAGCCCACATAAAACCTGTAGATATAGTAGCAGAGCTTTTAGTTAATATAAAAGGCAACCTTGATTCATTAGAAGAAAAAATTTTAATAACAACGTCCTGCAAAGCAGCAGTAAAAGCTGGTGAGCATCTAAACTTGTGGCAAATGGAAGAACTTATCAAAAACTGGAAAAAGACGAAACACCCATACACATGCCCGCATGGACGTCCGATATCAAAAACGCTTTCAAACAAAGAAGTAGCCGCATTTTTCAATAGAAATGCCTAG
- a CDS encoding YkgJ family cysteine cluster protein: MDSLKQDYVKKRKIYRDIFFKSEDSIKKVLLALKVKHFCTNCKDVCEFKQAENLLFAKLPPECSYKEWQKEALSKLKNEISRDIYVRLQQILAYREDFHCEKCALCCNFACSEFSPSELKQKADNGDKFATQFLSVFIPYENIDEAKKIYPEYVSLLEAKYGDTESVYFYHCPKLSENNLCNDYENRPDVCRDFPNNPLAILPDSCGFKPWKDEIEVIALSLHALLEIVEYYIEKIEKAFL, encoded by the coding sequence ATGGATAGTTTGAAACAAGATTATGTTAAGAAAAGAAAGATTTATCGAGATATCTTTTTTAAATCGGAAGACTCTATAAAAAAAGTGCTTTTAGCCTTAAAAGTAAAACATTTCTGTACTAATTGCAAAGATGTTTGCGAATTTAAGCAGGCTGAAAATCTACTTTTTGCAAAATTACCTCCCGAATGCTCCTACAAAGAATGGCAAAAAGAAGCACTCTCTAAATTGAAAAATGAAATATCTCGTGATATTTATGTTCGCCTGCAACAAATTTTGGCTTACAGAGAGGATTTCCACTGCGAAAAATGTGCCTTGTGTTGCAATTTCGCTTGCAGCGAATTTTCTCCTTCTGAATTAAAACAAAAGGCTGACAATGGTGACAAGTTCGCAACTCAGTTCCTGAGTGTTTTTATTCCTTATGAAAATATTGATGAAGCTAAAAAAATCTACCCAGAATACGTTTCACTTTTAGAAGCTAAATACGGTGATACTGAAAGTGTCTATTTCTATCATTGCCCCAAATTGTCTGAAAATAATTTGTGCAATGATTATGAAAATCGTCCAGATGTTTGTAGAGATTTTCCGAATAATCCTTTAGCGATTTTGCCCGATTCGTGCGGGTTTAAGCCTTGGAAAGACGAAATCGAAGTCATCGCACTTTCTTTGCATGCTCTTTTGGAAATTGTTGAGTATTATATCGAAAAAATTGAAAAGGCTTTTTTGTAA
- a CDS encoding rubrerythrin family protein: MDLKGSKTEKNLMEAFAGESQARNKYTYFSSKAKKDGYVQIGQFFEETANNEKEHAKIWFKLLNGGSIDDTIKNLEEAANGENYEWTDMYAKFAKEAREEGFEKIAVLFEKVAEIEKAHEERYRNLLANIKEGKVFVREDESVWECSNCGHLYVGKEAPTVCPVCNHPQSYFFLKKANY; this comes from the coding sequence ATGGATTTAAAAGGTTCAAAAACAGAAAAGAACTTGATGGAAGCTTTTGCAGGAGAATCCCAAGCCCGCAATAAATATACTTATTTTTCATCTAAAGCTAAAAAAGACGGATACGTCCAAATCGGTCAATTCTTTGAAGAAACAGCGAATAACGAAAAAGAACATGCAAAAATTTGGTTCAAATTATTAAATGGCGGCTCTATTGACGACACCATTAAAAACCTTGAAGAAGCTGCTAACGGCGAGAATTACGAATGGACAGATATGTATGCTAAATTCGCAAAAGAAGCTCGTGAAGAAGGCTTTGAAAAAATTGCCGTTCTTTTTGAAAAGGTAGCCGAAATCGAAAAAGCTCACGAAGAAAGATACCGCAATCTTTTAGCGAACATAAAAGAAGGAAAAGTTTTTGTAAGAGAAGATGAGTCTGTTTGGGAATGTTCAAACTGCGGACACTTGTATGTAGGGAAAGAAGCTCCAACAGTTTGTCCTGTATGTAATCACCCGCAATCATATTTCTTCCTTAAAAAAGCTAATTATTAA
- a CDS encoding Fur family transcriptional regulator has protein sequence MNYSKQRELILETLTQNVVHPSADYIYNILKKTYPNISLATVYRNLNKLAELGVIKKIEGLEASDHFDHNTFEHYHLICIECGRIFDVPADIAPDICEKLEEKTGFKVIKHEITFRGVCPECQSKCEKNTIE, from the coding sequence ATGAATTATTCGAAACAACGTGAACTAATTCTTGAAACGCTTACCCAAAATGTGGTTCACCCTTCTGCAGACTATATTTATAATATTTTAAAAAAAACCTACCCAAACATAAGCCTTGCAACAGTTTATAGAAATTTGAATAAACTTGCCGAGTTAGGGGTAATAAAAAAAATAGAAGGGCTTGAAGCCAGTGATCACTTTGACCACAATACTTTTGAGCATTATCATTTAATATGTATTGAATGTGGCAGAATTTTTGATGTTCCTGCTGATATTGCACCGGATATATGCGAAAAACTTGAAGAAAAAACTGGCTTTAAAGTAATTAAACACGAAATTACATTCAGAGGCGTTTGTCCTGAATGCCAAAGTAAATGCGAGAAAAATACTATCGAATAA
- a CDS encoding PAS domain-containing sensor histidine kinase, with amino-acid sequence MFKNKKTTVNILTITGIILVIAGFIIPYIEVKIIDAILLIILIVFLRLIYIQHKDYSFLFKKYTEQKVIISDIFKYCPDLIFLKDTNFRYIDCNKAFIDFNEFGKKENVIGLTDKDLLEQETARLIKENDEFVLKSQKQFKYIQRIRTLSNKPIVAEIVKAPFFINGELKGLMGIGRDVTQRELLRMEVMQKQSLLVAFFENLPYIAFIKNIDNNIIFGNRELKRILNIDENNMDPISLENYLPEAQLEQCRKEDNQITFDKKAIIKDLTLDLAGKKFHGEIHKAPVLNGRGKVTDFVVIVRDITIYKENEKQKETFIATLTHDLKTPVSAQIRALQLTLDGHFGDITKEQKVILKQTMNSCKFMKNMISTILTTYKQEDGRYILQYEPFEVMDIVNNSITELAYLIEEREQKVIVENNLTQNFIEGDKIELKRVITNLISNAVSYTTSRTKITIRLSNDEEDFKFTVHNDSLYINKEELQGLFEKYISNATKFRQIGNGLGLYLSKEIIKKHSGQMIAISEKGKGNTFGFIIPLKKPALLSKSNVEKN; translated from the coding sequence ATGTTTAAGAATAAAAAAACAACGGTAAACATACTAACCATTACAGGAATCATATTGGTCATCGCCGGCTTCATTATTCCCTACATTGAGGTTAAAATTATAGATGCAATTTTGCTCATTATACTTATTGTTTTTCTTCGATTGATATATATACAACATAAAGATTACAGCTTTTTATTTAAAAAATACACAGAGCAAAAAGTAATAATATCAGATATCTTCAAATATTGTCCTGACTTGATTTTTCTTAAAGATACGAACTTTAGATACATAGACTGTAATAAAGCATTCATAGATTTTAATGAATTCGGCAAAAAAGAAAACGTTATTGGATTGACAGACAAAGACCTTTTGGAGCAAGAAACAGCACGATTGATTAAAGAAAATGATGAATTTGTTTTAAAAAGCCAAAAACAATTCAAATATATACAAAGAATTCGAACTTTATCAAATAAACCTATTGTTGCAGAAATCGTAAAAGCACCTTTTTTTATTAATGGAGAGCTTAAAGGTTTAATGGGAATAGGCAGAGATGTAACCCAAAGAGAACTTTTGCGTATGGAAGTTATGCAAAAGCAATCACTTCTTGTTGCTTTTTTTGAGAACTTGCCTTATATAGCATTCATTAAAAATATTGATAACAACATTATATTCGGAAACCGAGAGCTAAAAAGAATATTAAATATTGATGAAAACAATATGGACCCAATTTCTCTAGAGAATTATCTTCCTGAAGCTCAACTTGAACAATGTCGAAAAGAAGATAACCAAATAACTTTCGACAAAAAAGCTATAATAAAAGATTTAACATTAGATTTAGCGGGTAAAAAATTCCATGGCGAAATTCACAAAGCCCCTGTGCTAAACGGTAGAGGGAAAGTAACAGATTTTGTTGTTATAGTCAGAGATATAACTATATATAAAGAAAATGAGAAGCAAAAAGAAACATTCATTGCAACACTGACACATGACTTAAAGACTCCTGTTTCAGCACAAATAAGAGCTTTGCAACTAACTTTAGACGGTCATTTCGGAGATATTACGAAAGAACAAAAAGTCATACTAAAACAAACAATGAACTCTTGTAAATTCATGAAAAACATGATTTCAACGATTCTCACAACATACAAACAAGAAGACGGGCGATACATTCTGCAATATGAACCATTTGAGGTTATGGACATAGTCAACAACAGCATTACTGAGTTAGCTTATCTCATTGAAGAAAGAGAACAAAAAGTCATTGTTGAAAACAATCTTACTCAAAATTTTATCGAAGGGGATAAAATAGAGCTAAAAAGAGTAATAACAAACCTTATCTCAAATGCCGTTTCTTATACTACATCTCGCACAAAAATAACCATACGACTCTCTAATGACGAGGAAGATTTCAAGTTCACGGTACACAATGACAGCTTGTATATCAACAAGGAAGAACTTCAAGGTTTATTTGAAAAATACATCTCAAACGCAACAAAATTCAGACAAATCGGTAATGGATTGGGGCTTTATTTGTCAAAAGAAATAATTAAAAAACATAGCGGACAAATGATAGCTATAAGCGAAAAAGGGAAAGGCAACACTTTCGGATTTATAATCCCATTAAAAAAGCCTGCTCTGCTATCAAAAAGTAATGTTGAAAAAAATTAA
- a CDS encoding response regulator transcription factor, with the protein MNKISIYIVEDYLLTRVGLKHTLAGIKGLKILGDFEAAEECILAMQKEVADIIFMDLGLPGMNGIEATKLLKEKYPSTKIIVLTSHEKDDTVLASISAGADAYCMKDPDDETIVNAIASVTKGALWLDSQVASIPAKYMPRPDISNINNLYPVPNNDIKLSDREKEVLKLMIQGKTNPEIATEIMVSTHTIKAHVASILVKLDVQDRVQAAVKATKLNLVEQH; encoded by the coding sequence ATGAATAAAATTTCAATTTATATAGTCGAAGATTATCTCCTTACAAGAGTCGGTTTAAAACACACATTGGCAGGAATTAAAGGATTAAAAATCCTCGGAGATTTTGAAGCGGCAGAAGAATGTATATTAGCAATGCAAAAAGAAGTTGCCGATATTATTTTTATGGACTTAGGATTGCCGGGAATGAATGGAATCGAAGCAACAAAGTTATTGAAAGAAAAATATCCTTCTACAAAAATAATAGTCCTCACTTCACATGAAAAAGATGATACAGTTTTAGCATCAATTTCAGCAGGAGCTGACGCTTATTGCATGAAAGACCCTGACGATGAAACCATAGTGAATGCTATAGCCAGTGTAACAAAAGGTGCTTTATGGTTAGACTCTCAGGTTGCCTCAATTCCGGCAAAATACATGCCCAGACCAGACATATCAAACATTAACAATCTATACCCTGTACCAAATAATGACATAAAACTTTCAGACAGAGAAAAAGAAGTATTAAAACTAATGATTCAAGGTAAGACAAACCCTGAAATCGCAACGGAAATAATGGTAAGCACCCATACAATAAAAGCACATGTTGCGAGTATTTTAGTAAAACTAGATGTTCAAGACAGGGTTCAAGCCGCAGTAAAAGCAACTAAATTAAACTTGGTTGAACAGCACTAG